A stretch of the Acyrthosiphon pisum isolate AL4f chromosome A2, pea_aphid_22Mar2018_4r6ur, whole genome shotgun sequence genome encodes the following:
- the LOC100165124 gene encoding macrophage migration inhibitory factor homolog: protein MPRLSLDTNLPASKIPEDFLSTCTSLLSKSLGKRQSYCVSTVNPGVIMTLGGSNDPCGFIQVTSIGSLGPEENPKHIEVLTDYMHQTLGIPKERLLINLQANIQETTGYLGTTFYQLFTVEKGKRL from the exons atgccACGTTTAAGCTTAGACACAAATTTACCAGCTTCAAAAATTCCCGAGGATTTTTTGAGCACATGCACTAGTCTTCTTTCTAAAAGTCTAGGCAAAAGACAATCA TATTGCGTATCAACGGTGAACCCGGGTGTAATAATGACACTTGGTGGGTCCAATGATCCCTGTGGATTTATTCAAGTAACAAGCATTGGGAGTTTGGGACCAGAAGAGAATCCCAAACACATAGAAGTTCTAACTGACTATATGCATCAAACTCTTGGAATTCCGAAAGAGAG gcttCTTATAAATTTACAAGCAAATATTCAAGAAACTACCGGTTATCTTGGAACCACCTTCTATCAACTATTTACTGTTGAAAAAGGAAAACGACTTTAA